tattgtttattaGCCATTAATTGTGATTAGCGGAACTGTTAATAATTGGAATATATTAAAGAAATCGTTGGGTTTTGGTTTACTATGCTAGTAGCAGGTAGGTATTTGTAGTATAAATAACTATGTGTATGGATCGATATTACTTTGGAAAGTATTGCATGGCAATAGAATTTCTGGTGCTTATCttttgtaagatattttttgtttctatttaatttagatattttcatatatttgtTTCTTGCTTGCTTGCTTTTATTAATGCTTGTGTTTTTAACTCAGATATTAACTCGGTATCAACAACTACCAAAGATTTCAAAACATCAAATACCAATACCACAAATGTATTCAGAAACAACAAAACTGCCCTATATAATACAACCATTAGTGAAGCCTCAAGCTCTCACAAAATCTTTGGAATCAGCAAGGAACAAGAGAATGACTTCGACCTCTCTGAAATTATTGTCCATTTAGATGCGGCCTTACAGGAAAGATTGATCCAGAATTTAGATAAAGAGGATACAGAATTCCTTCGCTGGTTGGACATTGACCCGGAACCTTCGGAGTCCTTGGCTCGTCTCAAGGGCTTCAGAAGACAGACTTCAAAATCCCTTGGACTGCAAGAAAAGAAAATTCTTGAACATTTAAGTTTTAACAAGAATCTTCTTTCACATTCGATCTCCAATAAGAAACTAAAACAAGGAAAGGAGTCAGCTCAAGTACGCAGTCAAGCGCGATTGGAAAAGATAATCCCAGAGTTGCGTTCAATGTATGACTCTAGTTCTTTAGATCCCTCATTGAAGAGACCCAAATCGGGTTCTAATGGCTCTTTAAAAAGATTAAAGAGACAAGCAGACTTGGAGCCTCCGCGATGGCCTGGGATGCCGACTGAGGTGCCGGGCGTGCTTCGCGCAGGTCATACGAATCGCAGCTTTGTCAAAACGAAGATCATGAATATGATGATGCAATCTTTGTACTCGGCGCAGGTATGACTATTGGCTAGGGGTCTATGTTACTTATTAGAGCCGAGTATACAGATTGATTCATAAATCGTCATCTGAAATATGCGATGTGTTTCATACTCCGTACCTATTTAAACACTTGTACGTAACgtaacaatatttaaaaatctgTGGACGTATTTTgttatacttacataattaattatttttttaactaacaCATTTGCTGAGTCTCATGGTTACCCTGTATATGTGACTAATGTTCTTACAAAGACCATTGTCATACATGCTCCTTCCAGTTGGACGTTTCGAGTCAGCATCAGCACTTCCTAGGCCCTTTCATCTATGTTGATGATGTTTCAGAAGCGTCTCTGGCACCTAGGGCCAATCGTGGCCAAGTACGGTCATCTGACCCTagtgttgccaacttttttttggtggaatatagtattttccagaatagggaataaaaatatagtacattccaaaaaaaaaatagtactttcagataaaatactaaacatgagtgtaatatacgtttaaacggaaatatagtattttagcgtactatacagggtgaaatttaattcactggccaaattgaaacacccgaaagaactcgaaaaaatattaaacacgtgttttttcttttaattccgctcagtacatttttttcgaaataaatcatcatcaagttgtcctaaaaacctcgtacgttatggtgaaccgtcaactacccactacacccgcttctctcttatcagttaaggtcattgacaccccgcccctcccgctgtttgcaatcgcgtcaccaattatgaaccctattgcagcgagataagacgcttacctacataagttgctaatttttccttcattcatactttaacgggcttaggaccgtcaaaatgcaaaggcaacccatttttaatctaaaatgttatttctgttcaggtcaggcgtatttaaaaaattgaatcaactTATGTACATTTGATTCAAAATCGACGCAATTAAACTATTTACATATCACCCTCGGTACTTACTGAAGCAAGTAATTGCACTTTAGTTGTACTGCAATAAATGTTCGAACTGTAATCCGTGCTGCTCCAAACAAAGTGCGGCACGTTTATGCACATTGTTCTTTAGTTTTCTAAGCACTACAACGTTGTTTCGCACTTGGTCAATTGCACGCACAATTTTACGTTTTAAATCGTCCACAGGCTTTCGGCTTCGTTCACGTAGACGCGTCTTTTTATTTCACCCCACAGAAAAAAGTCTTACAAATTTTGATTTGCTGCCAAAATtgtcccacgagatggtactcttggattcaatccttgtctgcgaaggcgcggaactgattccatttcgtataatcattgtgcaccacgtaaacactcaccacttaataaataacaccgtaccatttcgtaatattcccggttcgaaaacatttttttaaaccttagtacgcgcgcgattattattttaaggttggcgagtgacgagtgactaatcatttatgcttaccgttatgtttaccgctagcgcggaatggtttggactaccctcgaaattgataaacctgcctaccatcgccaatactaactgggtggaccctattgcaacgattataaggtttagtgatggtcagataagggttttgctgatgttgttgttaaaacctactattaggtttgtttacatttgtggtaatagggtgaccacgactcgtggaaaatatttaaaaattgaaaaatgaaaattaaaaaaaagtgtactctttttttttgctaaatagattccttaagtgtaacctagtgccgggaatgaatatggccagtgatttaaatttcaccctgtatatttttccaaaagtatatagtacagagagccataatatagtacaatactatataatatagtacggttggcaaccctattcTGACCCCTTACCGCATGGCCTCCATCTTAGATCCTTCTACTGATACGTTGATGAATTCAGGAGCGTCTCTGGCCCCTAGGGCCAATCGCGGCCAAGTACGGTCATCTGACCCCCTACCGCATGGCCTTCATCTTAGATCCTTCTACTGATACGTTGATGAATTCAGGAGCGTCTCTGGCCCCTAGGGCCAATCGTGGCCAAGTACGGTCATCTGACCCCCTACCGCATGGCCTTCATCTTAGGTCCTTCTACTGATACGTTGATGAATTCAGGAGCGTCTCTGGCCCCTAGGGCCAATCGTAGCCAAGTACGGTCATCTGACCCCCTACCGCATGGCCTTCATCTTAGATCCTTCTACTGATACGTTGATGAATTCAGGAACGTCTCTGGCCCCTAGGGCCAATCGTGGCCAAGTACAGTCATCTGACCCCCTACCGCATGGCCTGC
This genomic interval from Cydia splendana chromosome 15, ilCydSple1.2, whole genome shotgun sequence contains the following:
- the LOC134797222 gene encoding uncharacterized protein LOC134797222 — translated: MCMDRYYFGKYCMAIEFLVLIFYINSVSTTTKDFKTSNTNTTNVFRNNKTALYNTTISEASSSHKIFGISKEQENDFDLSEIIVHLDAALQERLIQNLDKEDTEFLRWLDIDPEPSESLARLKGFRRQTSKSLGLQEKKILEHLSFNKNLLSHSISNKKLKQGKESAQVRSQARLEKIIPELRSMYDSSSLDPSLKRPKSGSNGSLKRLKRQADLEPPRWPGMPTEVPGVLRAGHTNRSFVKTKIMNMMMQSLYSAQERLWPLAPIVAKYDHLTPYRMAFIFLKLDQLVHESHSIKMYIDRFPDMDITKRLQLYSQVMRRSIDVTYLVDYITERVPRDQMVRMRQQLIRHEQEKILEAHVAHLKTVTPRQRPTNY